GTGCTCTCCCGCCTGTTCGCCGTGATCGGACATGTACACGAACACGCCCTGCCGCCCGCTTCGCTGCAGGTATCGGTTCCACGCCGCACGCACTTCGCCGACCTGCCCGTCGATCGTTTCGATCATGCCGAAATAAGCGGCGCGCAGCTTTTTCAGGGCTTCCTCGTTGAGGCCCTCCTGTCGCATGCCGGATAACACCGGATGGTCGTCACGCTGCCCGAACGATTCGGGAATGTCGAGTACGTCTTTATAATGCGCATAAAGATCGGGCGGTGCCACAAACGTATGGTGCGGACCGTAAGTGCCCACTACGATGCACTGCGGTTTCTCATGATCCCGCGACAAATATTCGAGCGCAGCGCGGATCACCGCTTTGTCGTATTCGAGAACCGGCGATGTTCCGCCTCCGATGATTTTTAACGGCTCGTTTGCCATAGTGCCGACATAAGGACCGAGATCGCTGCGCACATTGCCGTATCTGCCCCAGAACAAAGGCGTGAGATCTCCCATAATTCGCCGGGTAAACCCGTGCCGCTGGTCCTCTCCGAGAAAATGCATCCGCCCGCACAAAACGGTTTCATACCCGGCCGCGGCGATAGCGTGAAGAAACGTCGTTTGGTCGCTGCCGATCGCCCCGTTGTTATCGTACACTCCCGTTTTTTCCGGCAGTTGGCCGGTCAGCATGGACACCCTGGAAGCTACGCAAATCGGCGCGGCCGTATAGGCCGCCTTCATGACGGTTCCCTCCCGGGCCAGCCGGTCCAGATTCGGCGTGCGCACAAAGGGATGTCCGGCAAAGCCCGCATAGTTCGCATGATGCTGGTCGCTCAGAAAAAGCAAAATGTCCGGTGTACTGTTCAAAGCGTATTCCTCCGATTCCACTGGCTTACAAGTTTATTTTGCCGCCGCATATTTCCCGGTGCGAGCATCGCGGATAACCCCGCTCCAATTAAGACCGAACGCAAAATCATAAGCGTTTCCGTCAGCATCCACGAAAACCTCCATGTCGTGCGGAACGTCTTCGCACTGCAGCTCGACCGTTTTCATATCGGCGGGCATCTGGAACGGCAGCAGCGCGCTCGGTTCGGCCCCGCCCGTAAGAATCTCCATCAGCGCCTCATCCTGCACGCCGAAGTGAGCAAGCAGAGCATCTGCCGCCGGCTCGAATTCGCCCACTACGGTCGGATTGGACTGCTGCAAAGAGACGATGACCGGCCTGCCTTTCATCAGTCTCTTTATGTGAAGTATCGTTTCGAGATCGCCCTGGTTCAGCACCGTGACGGTTTTGCCCTTGTACGTGCGGTTCAGCACGTCCTTCGGTCGAGGGTCGCCGGCAATGCTCGTTTCCCTCGCATGCTCGGCCGTGTAAGGCCCGTATTGCAGACTGATCGGAACGTATCCCGTTCCTCCGGCTTCCCGGTCCGTCTTGCTGTATCCCATCGTCGAGCGGGGGCTCTCGATAAACACGAGCGCATAATCCGCCTCGTCCGGTTGATCGGTTACCTCGAAATATTTCCGGACTGCGTCGAGATTTACCGGATAGCCGTTCACCGCCGGCACCGTCCCGCCCATCCAGCCCGTGCTCTCCGGAAGGCTGCGCTTCGGAATGTACACCTTTTTCCACTTCTCAAGGGGAAGCACGCGACCTGCGTTTTTCAGCAGCACTACCGATTTTAGCTGCGCCTCGAAGCCGGCTTTGACGAATTCGTCGCATCCGACGACGGAGGCCGTTTCTTCCTCCTGCAAATACGGATTCTCAAACAAGCCTACTCGGAATATGTTGATCAAAAGCCGTACGGCCGATTGCTCGAACCGCCTGCGCATATACGCTTCGCCGTGTTCCCTGACCCCGATGCGGTACGCTTCGACGATCGGTCCGGCTTGATCGTTGCCGCCGAACTGGTCGATGCCTGCCATGAGAAGCTTGTAGTGGCGCTCGGCGACCGTATAGCCATCCTCCACACCCCAGCAGCGCCCTCCGGGAATCAGCCTGGAAATCTCCTCAGGCTCGTCGTCGGTAATCGCCCAGTCGGTGCAGACGACGCCGTCGTAGCCGGCCTTCTCTCTCAGCAGGTCGTTTATGATGTAGGAGCTGTAGGAGTTGCCGACGTTTTCGCCGTTTTTCTTGTCCTGGCCGTACGAAACCGTATAATACGGCATCACCGCCGAGGCCTTGCCCGTAGGGCCGGCCAGCTTGAACGCGCCTTCGGTAAAAGGCACCATATGCTGCTCGAAGTTGCCGCCCGGGTAGACGGCGTATTTGCCGTAGCCGAAATGCGCATCTCGTCCGGCTTCCCCGGAGCCGCCGCCCGGCCAATGTTTGACCATCGCGTTGACGCTGTCGGCGCCCCAGCCTCCGGTGGTTTCCGCGTCTCCCTCCGACGTCTGGAAGCCGTCGATATACGCGCGGGCCATATCCGCGGAAAGCTGCGGGTCTTCGCCGAACGTCATGCCGAAGCGGAACCAGCGCGGATCGGTCGCGATATCCACCTGCGGCGACAATGCTGTCGTGAGGCCAAGCGCACGGTATTCCTTGGAGGCGACTTCGCCGAACTTCCGCGCGACCTCCGGGTCGAACGTCGCTGCGAGGCCCATCGATTCCGGCCAGATCGAGATTTTGCTGCCGCCGCCGACTTTGAATTCCGCGGAGGCGTCGAGACCGTGGCGCGGGTCCGAGCTGTTGTTCGCCGGTATGCCGAGAGGCAAACTTTCCGCGAACGCCTGCAGCCGGTTGTTCCACCTCGCCGCGGTCTCCGGGCTCTCCACCCGGGTCACCAAAATGTGCCGGATATGGTCGTCGGCCAAAAAACGGCGCTGCTGATCCGTCAGCTCGTCGGAGGCGGCGCCGCTTTCGTCGAACGGCTTGCCGCCGTATGTGGCCGGATACCAGCCCAGTTTGCCGGGGATGGCCTGATGTTTGCTGTACAGCATCAATCCGGCGATTTGCTCGATCGACATTTTCGCAGCCAAATCTTTCGCCCGCTCTTCCGGCGACAGCCGCCAATCCTCGTATTTATCCAGCACGCCGTCCTTGTTCAAATCCTTAAAGGCGAGACCGTCCCGATAAATAATGCTTACTCCCGACGATTCGGAAATCCCGAGCGTCGGGCCTCCGTCGTTTTGCACGTAACGAATTCGTTCGAGTCCTTCATTTGCCGTCAATTTCTTTCCCCTTCTTCCCCTATTCGTTTATCGTTCGACTAACCTTTAACAGAACCTAACAGCATCCCTTTGTTAAAATACTTCTGCAAAAACGGATACACGACAAGCAGCGGCAGAGCGGTGATGATGACGGCAGCCATCTTGACCGCCGGCGTATAATGAAATCCTCCGGAATCCGCCTCCATGCTCGAAGCCGTTTCGATCAGCATCTGCCGCAAGTACACCTGAAGCGGCCAATCCGCAGAATCGTTCAAAAACAAAATCGCAAAAAAGTACGTATTCCAGTTGAACACCGCATAAAACAGCGTAAACGTCACGATGGCCGGCATCGATAGCGGAAGCACGATGCGCCAAAACAACCTCAGCTCGGAGCATCCGTCGATGCGCGCGGCTTCCTCCAGCTCGGAAGGAATGTTTTGAAAAAAACTTCTCATCACGATCAGGTTAAACGGGGCGATCGCCGTATTCAAATACAACGCCCAGTAGCTGTTGATCAGGCCCAGCTCTTTAATGACCAGATAAGTGGGAATCATGCCCCCGGCAAAAATCATTGTAAACAGCACCATAAAGTTGAGCACTCGCCGGCCTTTCAGCCAGCTTTTGGACAATCCGTAAGCCATTAGACTCGTCAGCGTAATATTGATCAGCGTTCCGAAGAATGTGATCACGACCGCATTTTTGAACGACTGGGTAAAATTTTGGTTGGTCAGCAGGTATCCGTAGGCTTCAACCGTCCATTCCTTCGGGAAAAAGAAGAACCCGCGAGACAAAATCTCGTGTTCCGTAGCAAACGAGCTGGCGGTCACATAGACGAACGGAACGAGAATGCAGAGCAGAGACACGATCAGAAGTCCGTAAATGACCGTGATAAAAAGCGGGTCTTTTCCGCGCGCGTCATACGTATTCATCTCAATAAACCCCCTCTTCTCCGGCTTTTTTCGACATTTTATTCGCTATCACGATCAGGATCAGGCCGATGCACGATTTAAACAAACCTACGGCCGTCGTATAGCTGAACTCCCCCTGCAGCACGCCTGTCCGGTACACGTAAGTGTCGAAAACATCGGAAACCGACAGGTTCAAAGAATTTTGCAGCAAATAAATATGTTCGAACCCGATGTCCATGACATGCCCCAATCGCAAAATGAACAGGATGACGATCGTCGACCTTAGCGCCGGCAGCGTTACATACCACAGCTGCTTCCACCGGTTCGCGCCGTCCACCACCGCCGCTTCATACAACGTCGGGTCCACGGAGGCGAGCGCCGCCAAAAAAATAATCGCGTTCCAGCCGGCTTCCTTCCACACGTTTTGCAGCACATAGACGATGCGGAAATATTTCGGGTCGGTCATGATCTCAAGCCGCGCAAACCCGGCGTCAGCCAGCGCCTTGTTGATCGCACCCTCCTGTGTAGCGAACAGGATTACCGTAATCCCCACAACGACGACCCACGACAGAAAATGAGGCATATAGATCGCAGTTTGCACGAATTTTTTAAACCACTGCACCCTGACCTCGTTCAGCACAACGGCAATGACAATCGGAGCGGGAAAAAACAAAAACAAATTGAGCGCGCTCAGGATCAAAGTGTTTTTGAGCAAGGACCAAAAATCGGCCTCCCCGAACAAACGCTCGAAGTGGGCGAAGCCGACCCACTCGCTGCCCGTAAATCCGGCGAACGGGCTGTAGTCCTGAAAGGCGATGACAATGCCTCCCATCGGCAAATAACGGAAGATCAGGAAAAACAACAACCCCGGCAATATCATCAGGTACAGCGGTAACCCTCTTTTCCATACCTTTAATGACGATGATTTTCTTAATAACGGAGATCCGAGCCGGCGGATCTCGACTGTGGACTCATTTCTCAAGTCTGTTCCCTCCTGCAAGAAACGTCTGATTTGGTATATTTCCATCATAGAGAACCTTCCGCCGCAAGTCGTTACACAATTCTCTGATTTGCAAACCAAGCTGTGCCGAAAGAGCGTTCGTAAACACGACGTACCGCTTTACCCGTCTACTAAGAATCCGCCCGGCATGTTATGATGAATATATCC
The window above is part of the Paenibacillus hamazuiensis genome. Proteins encoded here:
- a CDS encoding glycoside hydrolase family 3 protein; translation: MTANEGLERIRYVQNDGGPTLGISESSGVSIIYRDGLAFKDLNKDGVLDKYEDWRLSPEERAKDLAAKMSIEQIAGLMLYSKHQAIPGKLGWYPATYGGKPFDESGAASDELTDQQRRFLADDHIRHILVTRVESPETAARWNNRLQAFAESLPLGIPANNSSDPRHGLDASAEFKVGGGSKISIWPESMGLAATFDPEVARKFGEVASKEYRALGLTTALSPQVDIATDPRWFRFGMTFGEDPQLSADMARAYIDGFQTSEGDAETTGGWGADSVNAMVKHWPGGGSGEAGRDAHFGYGKYAVYPGGNFEQHMVPFTEGAFKLAGPTGKASAVMPYYTVSYGQDKKNGENVGNSYSSYIINDLLREKAGYDGVVCTDWAITDDEPEEISRLIPGGRCWGVEDGYTVAERHYKLLMAGIDQFGGNDQAGPIVEAYRIGVREHGEAYMRRRFEQSAVRLLINIFRVGLFENPYLQEEETASVVGCDEFVKAGFEAQLKSVVLLKNAGRVLPLEKWKKVYIPKRSLPESTGWMGGTVPAVNGYPVNLDAVRKYFEVTDQPDEADYALVFIESPRSTMGYSKTDREAGGTGYVPISLQYGPYTAEHARETSIAGDPRPKDVLNRTYKGKTVTVLNQGDLETILHIKRLMKGRPVIVSLQQSNPTVVGEFEPAADALLAHFGVQDEALMEILTGGAEPSALLPFQMPADMKTVELQCEDVPHDMEVFVDADGNAYDFAFGLNWSGVIRDARTGKYAAAK
- a CDS encoding sulfatase-like hydrolase/transferase; translated protein: MNSTPDILLFLSDQHHANYAGFAGHPFVRTPNLDRLAREGTVMKAAYTAAPICVASRVSMLTGQLPEKTGVYDNNGAIGSDQTTFLHAIAAAGYETVLCGRMHFLGEDQRHGFTRRIMGDLTPLFWGRYGNVRSDLGPYVGTMANEPLKIIGGGTSPVLEYDKAVIRAALEYLSRDHEKPQCIVVGTYGPHHTFVAPPDLYAHYKDVLDIPESFGQRDDHPVLSGMRQEGLNEEALKKLRAAYFGMIETIDGQVGEVRAAWNRYLQRSGRQGVFVYMSDHGEQAGEHGLIGKSTFYEGSAKIPMVFAGDPIVAGRTVRGAVSILDVGPTLCEFAGAETTPRPDGISLKPQLAVEIGDTDRIVVSEFMYTAGGKPVPGRMLRQGEWKYSAYAFHDDHHQLFNVAEDPYEMNNLYKVRPDIAERFQAYLDRTWNISAIVDKYQEKKEHHVLLAKWGRAVDVPEAERWPVPEEARVLPVIE
- a CDS encoding ABC transporter permease; the encoded protein is MRNESTVEIRRLGSPLLRKSSSLKVWKRGLPLYLMILPGLLFFLIFRYLPMGGIVIAFQDYSPFAGFTGSEWVGFAHFERLFGEADFWSLLKNTLILSALNLFLFFPAPIVIAVVLNEVRVQWFKKFVQTAIYMPHFLSWVVVVGITVILFATQEGAINKALADAGFARLEIMTDPKYFRIVYVLQNVWKEAGWNAIIFLAALASVDPTLYEAAVVDGANRWKQLWYVTLPALRSTIVILFILRLGHVMDIGFEHIYLLQNSLNLSVSDVFDTYVYRTGVLQGEFSYTTAVGLFKSCIGLILIVIANKMSKKAGEEGVY
- a CDS encoding carbohydrate ABC transporter permease, translated to MNTYDARGKDPLFITVIYGLLIVSLLCILVPFVYVTASSFATEHEILSRGFFFFPKEWTVEAYGYLLTNQNFTQSFKNAVVITFFGTLINITLTSLMAYGLSKSWLKGRRVLNFMVLFTMIFAGGMIPTYLVIKELGLINSYWALYLNTAIAPFNLIVMRSFFQNIPSELEEAARIDGCSELRLFWRIVLPLSMPAIVTFTLFYAVFNWNTYFFAILFLNDSADWPLQVYLRQMLIETASSMEADSGGFHYTPAVKMAAVIITALPLLVVYPFLQKYFNKGMLLGSVKG